A region of the Aggregicoccus sp. 17bor-14 genome:
ATGGGGCTCAACATGGGCGCGCGACGGGAGCCCCGGCAGCAAAGCCCGTACGCCCGGCCGCCCGCCGTGCGGGTGCGGGGCAGGGTGCGCGACCTTTGCGCCGTGGCGAATCTGAGAGGGACATGGAGAGCCTCGACACCTACCGCCTCGGCTACGTCGCCAACTGCCTCAGCCTTGGCATCGGCGCGAGTCACACCTGCCGCCTCGCCGGCGCCACCCCCGAGCGCCTGAGCTCGCTCATCGCGCAGAACCTGGAGGAGCTCGAGCAGATCCTCCTCTTCAACGAGGCGCACGGCATCCACGTCTACCGCATCGGCTCCTCGCTCGTGCCCTTCGCCTCCCACCCGGTGAACACGCTGCCGTGGTGGCGCACCTTCCGCTCCACCTTCGAGCGGATCGGCCGCATCGCGCGCCGCTCCTCGCAGCGGCTCTCGCTGCACCCGTCCCCCGCGGGCGCCTCGCTCTCCTCGCAGCACGAGCGGGTGCGCAAGGCGGCGCTGGTGGAGCTGGGCTACGGCGCGCGCGTGCTGGATCTGCTGGACCAGGGGCCCGAGGCCCGTGTCGTGCTGCACGTGGGCGGCGCCGCGCCCGAGCGCCCCGTGGCGCTCGAGAACGCGCACCGGATGCTGGACACCATGCCCGCGGAGCTGCGCGACCGGCTCGTGGTGGAGCACGACGACAAGGTGTGGAGCGCGCGCGAGGTGCTGCCGCTCGCGCGCGAGCACGGCGTGCCCTTCCTCGCGGACAACCTGCACAACGACATCCTGCCCTCCGAGCCCGAGCTGCCCCTGCGCGAGCTGCTGCGCGCCTCGGCGGAGACCTGGACCCGCCTCGGCCTGCGCCCCAAGTTCCACCTCGCGAGCCAGCGTCCCGGTGGGCGCCCGGGCCACCACGCGGACCAGGTCTCGGAGGAGGACTTCCGGGCCGTGCTCGCGGCGCTCCCGGGCCCCGCGGACCTCATGCTCGAGGCGAAGGAGAAGGATCTCGCGCTCTTTGCCCTGCGCGGCGAGGCGCCCCCGCGCGCCGCGGCCGGCACGGAAGCCGCGGCCGAGCAGGGCGTGTCCGCGTAGCGACGGCGCAGCGCGGCGCGATTTTTCGGGCTTGGGCGCTGCGGGGACCTTCTTCTAGGGTCTCCCGCCATGACCCCATTCCCCCCTGTCTCCCAGGTCCTGCGCGCCGCGCTCGCGGCGTGTCTCCTGCTCTCCGGGCCCGTGCTGGCCCAGGAGCAGCCCCCCGTGCAGACGAAGGGCACGCCCGCCGAGGCGAAGGCCTTCGTGCAGCGCGTGAACGAGGATCTCAAGCGGCTGTGGACGAAGCAGGCCACGGCCGACTGGATCCGCCAGACGTACATCACGGACGACACCGAGCGGAACTCGGCCACCATCAACGAGGAGGTGCTCGAGTACGTGGCGCGCGCGATCAAGGACTCCACGCGCTTCCAGGGCCTGCAGCTGGACCCGGACACCGCGCGCATGCTCCTGCTGCTGCGCGTCTCCTCGCCGATGCCCGCGCCCAACGACGCGAAGAAGCGCGCGGAGCTCGCCGCCGTGGCCGCGAAGCTCGACGGCATGTACGGCAAGGGCAAGTACTGCGGCAAGGACGGCAAGGGGAAGTGCCGCGAGCTGGGCGAGCTCGAGGACGTGCTCGCCAAGAGCCGCAACTACAACGAGCTGCTGGACGCGTGGACCGGCTGGCACGCCATCGCGCCGCCGATGCGCCCGCTCTACGAGCGCCTCGTCTCGCTCTCCAACGAGGGCGCGCGCGAGATCGGCTTCAAGGACACCGGCGCGCTCTGGAAGAGCGCCTACGACATGCCGCCCGAGGCCTTCGAGCAGGAGAGCCAGCGGCTGTGGGCCCAGGTGAAGCCGCTCTATGACGACCTGCACTGCTACGTGCGCTCACAGCTTGCCAAGACCTACGGCGCGGACAAGGTGCCCGCCGGCGGGCCCATCCCCGCGCACCTGCTCGGCAACATGTGGGCGCAGGAGTGGAACAACATCTACCCGCTCGTGGAGCCGTACAAGGGCCAGGGCAGCCTGGACGTGGACGCGGAGCTCAAGCGCCAGAAGTATGACGCGGTGAAGATGGTGAAGCTCGGCGAGAGCTTCTTCACCTCGCTGGGCCTCAAGCCGCTGCCGGCCACCTTCTGGGAGCACAGCATGCTCACCAAGCCCCGCGACCGCGAGGTGGTGTGCCACGCGAGCGCCTGGGACGTGACCTACGAGAACGACCTGCGCATCAAGATGTGCATCAAGCCGACCGAGGAGGACCTCGTCACCATCCACCACGAGCTCGGCCATGACTACTACTACACGTACTACTACAAGCTCCCCGTGCTCTATCAGCAGGGCGCGAACGACGGCTTCCACGAGGCCATCGGCGATGCGCTCACGCTCTCCATCACCCCGGAGTACCTGAAGAAGGTCGGGCTGCTGAAGACCGTGCCCGCCAACGACAAGGGCCTCATCAACCTGCAGATGAAGTCCGCGCTGGAGAAGGTCGCGTTCCTGCCCTTCGGCCTGCTCATCGACCAGTGGCGCTGGGACGTGTTCTCCGGCAAGACGCCGCCCGCGGACTACAACAAGGCCTGGTGGGCGCTGCGCACGAAGTACCAGGGCGTGGCCGCGCCGGTCGCGCGCTCCGAGCAGGACTTCGATCCGGGCGCGAAGTACCACGTGCCGGCGAACGTCCCCTACACGCGCTACTTCCTCGCGCGCATCCTCCAGTTCCAGTTCCACAAGGCGCTGTGCGAGGCGGCAGGCTTCAAGGGCCCGCTGCACCAGTGCTCCATCTACGGGAACAAGGAGGCCGGCAAGCGGCTGCAGGCGATGCTGGAGCTGGGCGCGAGCAAGCCCTGGCCCGAGGCCCTGTACGCGATGACCGGCCAGCGCCAGATGGATGCGGCGCCCATCCTCGAGTACTTCGCCCCGCTGCGCACCTGGCTGCAGCAGCAGAACAAGGGCCAGCGCTGCGGCTGGTAGCCGCCGGGCGGAGTGCGCTCGCGGCTGTTTACACCCCGCGAGCGCCCTCCTAGATTTTCCAGCGCTCCCGACGAAGCTCGCCGGGGGCCGCGCGGCGGAGATGTACTGCGCCGGCGATCGACCGAAGGAAGAAGAGCGCTCATGGCTACCGGTACCGTGAAGTGGTTCAACGATGCGAAGGGCTTCGGCTTCATCACGCAGGACGGTGGGGGCGAGGACGTGTTCTGCCACCACACTGCGATCAACATGGACGGCTTCCGCACCCTCCAGGAGGGGCAGAAGGTGCAGTTCGACGTGACCAAGGGCCCCAAGGGCCTGCAGGCGCAGAACGTCCGCGCCGCCTAGTCCGTCCGCAGCCCGCGTGACCCGCAGTCCCGCGAAGGCCCGGCCCCCGCTCTCCGGGGACCGGGCCTTCGCGCATCCACCGCCCGCCCCGAGGTCCTCCGTGCCCCTCCGCCGCCCCTGGCTCTCCCTCGCCCTCGCCGCGCTCGGCTGCGCAGGCGCCCCGGTGCCCGAAGCGAAGCCCGCGCCGCCCCGCGCAGAAGCGCCTGCGCCCGCGGCCGCTCCCGTCGCGAAGGAGCGCGCCGCGCCGCAGCTCGCGCCCCTGCTCGCGCCGCTGATCGAGGAGCTGGTGAAGACCCACGGCGAGGCGCAGCGCCCGCGCATCGAGCGGGGCCTGCGCCAGGTGGCGGCGCTGTGGCGCGCGGAGGACGGCGAGCTCGCCCCCTTCGCGCGCGAGCACTTCCTCTCCGACCCGGCGAAGCTCGAGGCCACGCGCGCGCGCCTCGAGGCCGTGTTCGAGCAGCTCGATGGCCACTTCAACGAGCAGGGCCGCGCGCTGCGCTGGGCCACCGACGTGGACGTGGGACCGCTGCTGCCGGTGGACCCGGTGCTCGCGTCGGTGGACCCGTCGGCGCACCTCACCGAGGACCTCTTCGCCTCCAAGGTGGGCTTCGTGGTCCTGCTCAACTTCCCGCTCACCACGCTCGCCGAGCGCCAGCAGCAGGGGCCGGGCTACACGCGCCGCGAGTGGAGCGAGGTGCGGCTCGCCGGGCGCTTCGGCCGCCGCATCCCGGCAGAGGTGCAGCAGGCCCAGGCCGCCGCGGGCGCCGCGGCGGACCTCTACATCGCCCAGTACAACGTCTGGATGCACCACCTGCTCACGCAGGACGGGCAGCGGCCCTTCCCGAAGGGGCTGCGCCTCATCAGCCACTGGAACCTGCGCGACGAGCTGAAGGCCGACTACGCGGACCGCGAGCAGGGGCTCACGAAGCAGCGGCTGATCACGAAGGTGATGGAGCGCATCGTCACGCAGAGCATCCCGCGCGCCGTCATCGACAACCCGCGCGTGGACTGGAACCCCTTCACCAACGCGGTGAGCGCTGCGCCGGCAGCCGAGGTGGAGGAGGGCGCGCCGGCGCGCACGGACGCCGTGGCCCCCACGCCCGAGCCCGAGCCGGACCTGCGCTACGCCCAGCTGCTCGCCCAGTTCCGCGCGGCGAAGAGGGCGGACCCCTACGTGCCGGTGGCGCCCACGGCGATCGCGCGCTCCTTCGAGCTGTTCCGCGAGCTGCCCGAGGAGCGCGTGAAGGCGCTGCTCACCGAGGTGCTCGGCTCGCCGCTCGTCCCGCGCGTGGCGGCGCTCATCCAGCAGCGGCTGGGCCGCCCGCTCGAGCCGCAGGACCTCTGGTTCAGCGGCTTTCGCCCGGGAGGCGCGCTGCCCGAGGCGCAGCTGACGGCGCTCACCCGCCAGCGCTACCCGACGTCCGAGGCCTTCGCGAAGGACATCCCGCGCCTCCTGCGCGCCCTGGGCTTCAGCGCGGCGAAGGCGGACTTCGTCGCGGCGCACGTGCGCGTGGACCCCTCGCGCGGCGCGGGGCACGCGATGCCGGCGCTGCGCCGCGGGGACTTCCCGCACCTGCGCACGCGCGTGGAGAAGGGCGGCATGGACTACAAGGGCTACAACATCGCGGTGCACGAGCTGGGGCACAACGTGGAGCAGACCTTCTCGCTCTACGAGGTGGACAGCACGCTGCTGGCCGGTGTCCCCAACAACGCCTTCACCGAGGCGCTCGCCTTCGTCTTCCAGGCGCGCGACCTGCAGCTGCTGGGCCTCTCGCGCCCGAGCGCGGCGAGCGAGCGCGAGCGGGTGCTCAGCGACTTCTGGAACACCTGGGAGATCGCCGGCGTCGCGCTGGTGGACGTGGCCACCTGGCACTGGATGTACGAGCACCCGGACGCGACCCCCGCCCAGCTGCGCGAGGCGGTGGTGCAGCTCTCACGCGAGCTCTGGGATCGCTACTACGCGCCGGTGCTGGGAGGGGAGGGGACCGTGCTGCTCGGCGTCTACAGCCACATGATCTCCAACCCGCTCTACCTGGCCGACTACCCCATCGGCCACCTCATCGCCTTCCAGCTCGAGGAGCACCTGCGCCAGAAGGGCCCGCTGGGCGCGGAGTTCGAGCGCATGGCGCGCTTCGGCTCGGTGACGCCGGACGTGTGGATGGTGAACGCCACCGGCGCCCCCGTGAGCGCGCAGCCGCTGCTGCGCGCCACCGAGGCGGCGCTGGCCGCGCACTAGCCCTGGGGGGGCATCACGTCGAGCAGCTCCACCTCGAACACCAGCACGGCGTTCGGGGGGATGCGCGGCTGGGCCCCCTTGGCCCCGTAGGCGATCTCGGGCGGGCACACGAGCCGCGCCCGGCCGCCCACCTTCATCATCCCCACGCCCTCGGTCCAGCACTTGATGACCCCGTTGAGCGGGAACTCCGCCGCCTGGCCGCGCTTGTAGGAGCTGTCGAACTCGCGGCCGTCCGTGAGCGTGCCGCGGTAGTTCACGGACACGGTGTCGATGGAGCGCGGGCTCTTGCCCGTGCCCACCTTCAGGGGCGTGTAGATCATCCCCGAGGCGGTGCGCTGGGCGCCCTTCTCCTTCGCGGCCCGCGCGAGGAAGGCCGCGTTGAAGCGCTGCCGGCGCTCGGTGCGCAGGGGCTCGGCCTTCGGCGCGTAGGTGGCCAGGTCCGCGGCCGGCGTGCGGCCCGCGATCGCGTCCGCCACCGCCTGCTGCACCAGGGCGAGCTCGGCCGGGGTGAGATCGAAGGCCTCCAGCGCCTGCCCCAGCTGGTAGCCCACGGCGTAGACCGTCTTGTCGTCCTCGCTCTGGGGCGTGGCCGCGCTCGCCTCGGCGCCCTTGTCGCCCTTCGCCTGAGGGGCCTGCGGGGCCTGAGCCCATGCTCCACCGCCCACCAGCGCCACCGCAGCCAGCAGCCTCATCGCTCGCATCGCTTCTCCTTGAAGTCTCCGGGGGCGGGCCGCCGCCGGGTCGTTTTCTTGCGCCCGGGCCGTGGCCACCTAGGCTCGGTACAGCGTGCTCCAGCGCGGCAGCAACCTGTAGCACACCGCGATGTTCCCGCAGCCCTCCCTGCAAGGACCACCATGAGCGACAAGCGCAAGAAGACGCGGGTTCCCCTCGACATCTACGTGAACAAGTACATGGGCGGCGTGCCCTACATGGCCCGCACTGCGGACATCAGCCCGGACGGGGTGGGGCTGGCGCGACTCATCGAGCCGCAGCACCACGGCAAGCGCGTGGGCCTGCAGTTCCAGCTCCCCGGCTCCGAGGAGGTCATCTACGCGGAGGGCGAGGTGGTGCGCGAGTGGGTGGGCGCCAGGCGCACCGAGGGCACCGGCGTGCGCTTCACGCTGCTCACCGAGCGCCACCGCAAGATGATCTCCGCCTACGTGCACGAGGCGGGCGACGAGCACTGACGCGCCCGCGCGCCTCCCCCCTGCGCGCTCCGTCGCCTTCTTGACTCAGCCGGGCGCGGGCCGATTGAATGGACCGAATGGCGTCTCGTCGGTTCGCAGTACCTCACTTCCCTGGGGGGAGGGCTCTCGTGAAGCATTCTCTGTGGTTGCTGACGCTCGGACTGCCGCTTGCGGCGCTGGGCCAGACGAAGGCGCCGGCCAAGGCGCCTTCCCATCCTGCCCCGGCGGCCGCGCCGGCCCCGGCTCCCGCCAAGCCCGCTCCCGGCGTGAGCTGGGAGGGCCAGGTGGTGCGCGCCACGGGCGCTGGCGCCCCGGACATGAAGGCCAGCAGCCCCGCGCAGGCGCGGCTCGGCGCCGAGAAGGCGGCCCAGCTCGATGCGTTCCGCAACCTGCTCGCGCAGGTGCGCGGCATCCAGGTGAGCGCGGGCAAGACCGTGGGCGACGCCATGTCGCAGGACGAGGTCCGCGGCAAGGTGGAGGGCGTGCTGCGCGGCTTCAAGGTGACCGGCAAGCGCTACTTCTCGGACGGCGGCGTGGAGCTGGACGTCGAGGTCCCGCTCGCCGCCGTGACGAGCGCGGTGGTGCCCACTTCCGGTGAGGCGCTCGCGCTCAACGAGAAGGGCGAGCCCAGGAACACCGGGCTGGTGGTGGACGCGCGCGGGCTCGGCGCGAAGCCGGTGCTCGCCCCGCGCCTGGTGGATGCGAGCGGCAAGGCGCTCTACGGCCCCGCGGCCCTCGGCGCCGAGGCGCGCGGCGTCGCCGCGTGGGCCGCGAGCCTCGAGGCCGCGAAGAAGAGCGCGCTGGTGGGCGAGCACCCGCTCACGGTGAAGGCCACGCGCCTCGAGGGCTCGGACCTCGTGCTCTCCGCGGAGGACGCGGGAAAGCTCGCCTCCGCCAACAACAGCTTCCTGGCCGAGGGCCGGGTGGTGATCGTCACCCAGTAGTCCGCCTCGCGCGGCCCAGGGAGTTCCAAGACATGAAGGCACTGAAGCTCACGGCCGTCACGCTGCTGGCGGCCTCGCTGTTCTCCGCCGCGGCCCTCGCCGCGCAGCCCGCGTTCGTCACTCAGGAGGCCACGGGCGAGGCCGCGATCGTCGCGGGCAACCGCGACAAGGCCAAGCGCGACGCGAAGAACAACGCGCTGCGCGAGGCGGTGGAGCGCGTGGCGGGCGTGATGGTCTCCGCCGACACGCTCTCGGCCAACAGCCAGCTCATCAGCGACCGGGTCTTCGCCAACAGCGCGGGCTACGTGCGCAAGTACGAGGTCCTCAAGGAGGAGGAGGCCAACGGGGTGGTCCGCACCACCGTGCGCGCCGAGGTGGGCACCGCCGAGCTCGACAAGGATCTCCAGTCCGTGCAGGCCCTGGTCAACCGCCTGGGCAACCGCAAGCTGGTCATCGTGCTGCAGGAGCAGTCCGCGGATGCGAACAAGGTCGTAATGAGCAGCGGCGTGATGGCGCAGGTGCTCACGGACGCCTTCAAGGCGGACGGCTGGCGCATCCTCGACCCCGCGTTCGCCGCCGGGAAGCTGGAGCTCGCCTCGGGCGTGTCGCTCGGCACCCCGGACAAGAAGGTGATCCAGGACCTGAACCGCGCGGACTACGTGCTCGCGGGCACGGTGAACTTCCGCCACCAGAGCGTCGCGGACCTGCCAGGCCTGGGCAAGGACGCCTCCATCTACCCCGTCACGGGCGAGTGGGATCTGGCCGTCTTCGCCACCGACTCGGGCACGCAGATCGCGAAGCTCAGCGGCAAGTTCAACAGCACGCCCGCGGACCTGGGCCCCAAGGGCTCCGCGCTCA
Encoded here:
- a CDS encoding M2 family metallopeptidase; this encodes MTPFPPVSQVLRAALAACLLLSGPVLAQEQPPVQTKGTPAEAKAFVQRVNEDLKRLWTKQATADWIRQTYITDDTERNSATINEEVLEYVARAIKDSTRFQGLQLDPDTARMLLLLRVSSPMPAPNDAKKRAELAAVAAKLDGMYGKGKYCGKDGKGKCRELGELEDVLAKSRNYNELLDAWTGWHAIAPPMRPLYERLVSLSNEGAREIGFKDTGALWKSAYDMPPEAFEQESQRLWAQVKPLYDDLHCYVRSQLAKTYGADKVPAGGPIPAHLLGNMWAQEWNNIYPLVEPYKGQGSLDVDAELKRQKYDAVKMVKLGESFFTSLGLKPLPATFWEHSMLTKPRDREVVCHASAWDVTYENDLRIKMCIKPTEEDLVTIHHELGHDYYYTYYYKLPVLYQQGANDGFHEAIGDALTLSITPEYLKKVGLLKTVPANDKGLINLQMKSALEKVAFLPFGLLIDQWRWDVFSGKTPPADYNKAWWALRTKYQGVAAPVARSEQDFDPGAKYHVPANVPYTRYFLARILQFQFHKALCEAAGFKGPLHQCSIYGNKEAGKRLQAMLELGASKPWPEALYAMTGQRQMDAAPILEYFAPLRTWLQQQNKGQRCGW
- a CDS encoding PilZ domain-containing protein, producing the protein MSDKRKKTRVPLDIYVNKYMGGVPYMARTADISPDGVGLARLIEPQHHGKRVGLQFQLPGSEEVIYAEGEVVREWVGARRTEGTGVRFTLLTERHRKMISAYVHEAGDEH
- the uvsE gene encoding UV DNA damage repair endonuclease UvsE, which codes for MESLDTYRLGYVANCLSLGIGASHTCRLAGATPERLSSLIAQNLEELEQILLFNEAHGIHVYRIGSSLVPFASHPVNTLPWWRTFRSTFERIGRIARRSSQRLSLHPSPAGASLSSQHERVRKAALVELGYGARVLDLLDQGPEARVVLHVGGAAPERPVALENAHRMLDTMPAELRDRLVVEHDDKVWSAREVLPLAREHGVPFLADNLHNDILPSEPELPLRELLRASAETWTRLGLRPKFHLASQRPGGRPGHHADQVSEEDFRAVLAALPGPADLMLEAKEKDLALFALRGEAPPRAAAGTEAAAEQGVSA
- a CDS encoding FKBP-type peptidyl-prolyl cis-trans isomerase; amino-acid sequence: MRLLAAVALVGGGAWAQAPQAPQAKGDKGAEASAATPQSEDDKTVYAVGYQLGQALEAFDLTPAELALVQQAVADAIAGRTPAADLATYAPKAEPLRTERRQRFNAAFLARAAKEKGAQRTASGMIYTPLKVGTGKSPRSIDTVSVNYRGTLTDGREFDSSYKRGQAAEFPLNGVIKCWTEGVGMMKVGGRARLVCPPEIAYGAKGAQPRIPPNAVLVFEVELLDVMPPQG
- a CDS encoding flagellar assembly protein T N-terminal domain-containing protein, with the translated sequence MKALKLTAVTLLAASLFSAAALAAQPAFVTQEATGEAAIVAGNRDKAKRDAKNNALREAVERVAGVMVSADTLSANSQLISDRVFANSAGYVRKYEVLKEEEANGVVRTTVRAEVGTAELDKDLQSVQALVNRLGNRKLVIVLQEQSADANKVVMSSGVMAQVLTDAFKADGWRILDPAFAAGKLELASGVSLGTPDKKVIQDLNRADYVLAGTVNFRHQSVADLPGLGKDASIYPVTGEWDLAVFATDSGTQIAKLSGKFNSTPADLGPKGSALISYERTSFDIAKYRGKEVVAEVRKAVVEHLSRAEQNGNAVVMTVVGLPDYAAVQGFKRVLAESVTGMRDVKPGSFGSGKAQFDVTFVGSTDELAEQLGGKSFKGKRVSVTGVSGNTVELTLAK
- a CDS encoding cold-shock protein; this encodes MATGTVKWFNDAKGFGFITQDGGGEDVFCHHTAINMDGFRTLQEGQKVQFDVTKGPKGLQAQNVRAA